Proteins from a single region of Candidatus Puniceispirillum marinum IMCC1322:
- a CDS encoding GNAT family N-acetyltransferase — MSSIIVREMTLAEHMLVADYWGNASDSHLLALGVDKTKLPSRGQWVKTLTDQFHTSLSERHMFYLGWEFQGDLVGHSNMSPFTYGKTGMIHMHIWDDANRGQGIAKSCLGQSIAMFFDILNLQMIICEPYAQNIGPNKVLQSLGFRPVKRYWTTPGPINLQQEVNRHEIYKQEQVTRNVYTRPFQ, encoded by the coding sequence ATGAGTAGTATAATAGTGCGCGAAATGACTTTGGCGGAACATATGCTGGTTGCCGATTACTGGGGCAATGCCAGTGATAGCCATTTATTGGCGCTTGGCGTTGATAAAACAAAATTGCCGTCAAGAGGCCAATGGGTCAAGACACTGACAGATCAGTTTCACACATCATTGTCTGAGCGTCATATGTTCTATCTTGGATGGGAATTTCAGGGTGATCTGGTTGGCCATTCGAATATGTCGCCCTTCACATATGGCAAAACGGGCATGATACATATGCATATCTGGGATGATGCCAATCGCGGGCAGGGCATTGCCAAAAGCTGTCTTGGGCAATCAATTGCCATGTTTTTTGATATTCTGAATTTACAGATGATTATTTGCGAACCTTATGCGCAGAATATAGGGCCAAACAAGGTTTTGCAAAGTCTGGGGTTCCGACCAGTTAAGCGTTATTGGACAACGCCTGGCCCCATTAATCTGCAACAGGAAGTCAACCGCCATGAAATATATAAACAGGAACAGGTGACTCGAAATGTATATACCCGTCCATTTCAATGA